CGTTCGATGACCCTGACGGCGACTAGGTTGCGGGACAGGGCAAGCGCGCGTCGGACCGTTATCGGCCCGAGGAACTTGCCATCGTAGTTCCTGGGTCGGTACGGAGGCTGACCTGGGATGCGTAGCTCGATAGCTGAATCCGCAATGATGTCGGCTGCAGTCAGGCCATTGTCAACCGCGGCGACATAGACAAAGGGCTTGAATGCGGAGCCGACCTGGCGTTTAGCCTGGGTCGCGCGGTTGTACTCGCTGTGAGCGAAGTTGCGGCCGCCGACCATTGCGCGGACCGAGCCGTCGCGTGCGTCGAGACACACCAGTGCGGCTTGCAGATAGTCAGGCGGACCGATAAGCGAGTCAACCGCGCGCGCCGAGTCGTACCAGGTCTTGGGATGACGCAGATTGTAGTCCTTTTCCAATCGTGCAGTCCATTCCTCAACTGCCTTGTTGGCTGCGCGCTGCAAATCCAGGTCGAGCGTGGTAAAGACCGTGGAGCCGGATCGGTACACAAAATCCGGACCGTACCGGCCGATAAGGTCACGTCTGATTTCCTCGACGAAGTAAGGTGCTTCGTTCAGGTTTTCAGGTCCAGGCCTGAGTACCAACGGTTCGGCTCGAGCTGCCTTGAACTGCTCTTCGGTGATGCGATGAGCGTCTCGAAGTCTGCCGAGAAAGAAATTCCGTCGCGCAATCAGGCGGTCTGGGTGTTGGTAAGGCGAATAAGCAGTTGGATTGGCCAGCATCGCGGCAAGAGTCGTGCATTCGGCAAGGGTAAGGCGGGATACTGGTTTGCCGAAGTACCGCTCGGCCGCGGCCTGGACCCCATAGATGGAGCCGCCGAACCATATCTGATTCAGGTACATTTCGAGGATTTCCTGCTTCGAGTAGTGGCGCTCAAGTTCGACCGCAAGCAACATTTCCTTCAGCTTACGGTCAAGACTGCGGCGATAGGTGAGAAACATCGAACGGGCCAGTTGCTGGGTGATGGTCGAGGTTCCTCGGACTTGTCCTCGATTGCGAATGAAGCTCCAGATGATCCCGGGAATGCGGACAAGGTCAATGCCCCAGTGGGAATAGAAACGTCGGTCCTCGACTGCAACGACTGCGTCTCTCAGACATGCAGGAATCGAATCAAGCGGCACCGGCCGACGTCGTTCTTCAAAAAATTCGGCGATAAGCCGGTCCTTGCAGTCAAGCACACGGGTCGAAGCCGGGGCCTGGAAAGCGGCGATCTCCTCAGGCGCAGGCAGACCGGAGCGCAACGAAAACAGTCCAGCGACGCCGACCGCGAGCAGGACAACCGCGAGTATTAGGACCGCGACCGTGGTGGATCGGCGGGTCATTGCCATCTCACGACACGGTAGTCGATCGGCACCGGCAGGGAGGCGTCGGGTTCATTCCCGGTCATTTGCCCGGGTTGCGGGTCAGATGCCTTCGGCGAGAATCTCGGCGATGTCCGCGATGCGTACCTTGTCCTCGGAGTTGGTCGTCTTGACCGCGTCTTCGAACGTGAGCGTGCAGAACGGACAGGCGGTGGCGATGACCCTGGCGTTCATTTCGAGTGCGTCGCTGACCCGCACCTCGGCGAGCCGGCCCTTGCTTTCGGACTCGGCCCACATCCGGCCGCCGCCACCCTCGCAGCACAGGCTGGTCTCGCGGTTGCGGTCGTACTCGACGAAGCGTGTGCCGGCAGCGGCGTCCAGGAGTCTGCGCGGCTCATCGTATACCTTGTTCTGCTTGCCGAGGAAGCATGGGTCGTGATAGGTCACTGCCTGGTCGAGCCGGCCGTGTTTCAGCTTGCCGCTCTCCAGGAGCTCGGCCAGGAACTGGGTGTAGTGCAGGACCGGAGCCTTGACGCCCTTGTAGTCGTTCTTGAACGAGTTGAAGCAGTGAGGGGAGAGGGTAACGACGCGGTTCACCCGGCGAGAGTTGAGAAGCTCGACATTGGACTTGGAAAGCTCCTCGAACAGACCCTCCTCGCCGAGCCGCTTCTGCTCGCTTGAGCAGCAGGTTTCTTCCTCGCCCAGGATTCCGAAGTCCACCTCGGCGGCCTTGAGCAGTCTTACCAGGGCCTGGGCGGTTTTCCGGCAGCGCTCGTCGTAGGAGTTCGTGCAGCACACGAACAACAGGGTGTCGGCCGCGGCGCCCGGGGCAAGGACTTTGACGCCAAGGTCCTTGGCC
This candidate division WOR-3 bacterium DNA region includes the following protein-coding sequences:
- a CDS encoding PBP1A family penicillin-binding protein, with product MTRRSTTVAVLILAVVLLAVGVAGLFSLRSGLPAPEEIAAFQAPASTRVLDCKDRLIAEFFEERRRPVPLDSIPACLRDAVVAVEDRRFYSHWGIDLVRIPGIIWSFIRNRGQVRGTSTITQQLARSMFLTYRRSLDRKLKEMLLAVELERHYSKQEILEMYLNQIWFGGSIYGVQAAAERYFGKPVSRLTLAECTTLAAMLANPTAYSPYQHPDRLIARRNFFLGRLRDAHRITEEQFKAARAEPLVLRPGPENLNEAPYFVEEIRRDLIGRYGPDFVYRSGSTVFTTLDLDLQRAANKAVEEWTARLEKDYNLRHPKTWYDSARAVDSLIGPPDYLQAALVCLDARDGSVRAMVGGRNFAHSEYNRATQAKRQVGSAFKPFVYVAAVDNGLTAADIIADSAIELRIPGQPPYRPRNYDGKFLGPITVRRALALSRNLVAVRVIERIGPELAARYANLMGVNEKLMPVYSLALGSVEIPLIDMTAAFATLANGGTRVKPKMVRSIRNKNGLLLEENLPQTQPVLDPKTAYIVTNMLQSVVDEGTATVIRSLGFTGPAAGKTGTTDDYTDASYIGYTPTLSTGVWVGYDKKKTIFRGATGGTVAAPIWAEFMKQVPADSGPQSFAVPDSIVTAPICEQSGKLASPLCPRVRYEVFITGTEPTAPCPLHSPARHAPKPDSFKPAPGH
- a CDS encoding (Fe-S)-binding protein, whose product is MLPSTLNVAGCIQCGRCSGGCPVSVKSALNVRRLVYAALEQTLKTSDLSALGVWECTACTTCNLRCPKNVKPADLVVELRSRLVEGGRMATAVQAALESTFLQGNPWSRAREKRLEWAKDLGVKVLAPGAAADTLLFVCCTNSYDERCRKTAQALVRLLKAAEVDFGILGEEETCCSSEQKRLGEEGLFEELSKSNVELLNSRRVNRVVTLSPHCFNSFKNDYKGVKAPVLHYTQFLAELLESGKLKHGRLDQAVTYHDPCFLGKQNKVYDEPRRLLDAAAGTRFVEYDRNRETSLCCEGGGGRMWAESESKGRLAEVRVSDALEMNARVIATACPFCTLTFEDAVKTTNSEDKVRIADIAEILAEGI